Part of the Sulfurihydrogenibium sp. genome, ACAAACTGCCAACCAACGGAAGGAACAGGTGAGGGGTCTGCCTACAAGCGGACATAAAAGCTGGCAAGTTCTTTCCATAGCCTTAGCCTTCTGCTGTCTTGAAAGATCGTATAGAGATCTTTCTCCTTTAAAGCGTGTAATCGTTTCAAAGGATTGGATAGCAGTGGCTAATAGGTTAGTTCCTGTGCTTGGTGCAGGGACTATGACACTTCCCAAATACCGCCTGTCAGGGTCGGAAGTGTCTGAAATGGCGGACTATAAATACCCTGACCCAAACTGTGCAAACTGATACACTTTTTTACACTTTTATACAGTTTTGTACAGTTTGGTTGACCAGGAGATGTTAGATGAAGAAAGAAGAAATCTTGGCAATAGAGCAGGAAGTATGTTCATGGGGTGATACGGTACATTATCTAAATCCTCCAAAAATTTTTAGAGCTTGTGAAGGGTCTTATCTTTACGATGAAGAAAACAAACCATACCTTGACCTTCAAATGTGGTACAGTGCCTGTAATTTTGGGTACAAAAACGAGCGTATAAACAATGCCATAAAAGACCAAATGGATAGAATGGGGCAGTTGGCGTCCCAGTTTTTATTTGAAGAAAAAGTCATTCTTTCTAAAAAATTGGTTGATGCCAATCAAAAAAGGTTTGGATTGAAAGGAAGAGTTCATTTTAACGTTGGCGGTTCTCAGGCTATAGAAGATAGCTTAAAGCTTGTAAGGAATTATAAAAAGAAAAATCTAAACTTTGCTTTTATGGGCGGATATCACGGAAGAACTCTTGGAGCTACTGCAATTACATCAAGCTATAGATACAGAGAAAGATTTGGACATTTTGGCGATAGAGCGTTATTTATTCCATTTCCATACTGTTTTAGATGTCCTTATGGCAAAAACTTAGACAGTTGCGATTATTACTGCGTAAAAGAATTTGAAAAATTATTTGAATCGGAGTACTACTCTATTTACAACCCAAGAACAAAAGATTGTGAATATGCAGCCTTTTACATAGAACCTATACAAGGTACTGGTGGATACGTAAAAGCTCCACCGGAATACTTTAAAAAACTAAAAAAGATACTCGACCAAGCAAACATTTTATTAGTAGATGACGAAATTCAAATGGGATTTTATAGAACTGGCAAACTTTGGAGTATAGAGCATTACGGAGTTAAGCCCGATATCATAGTTTTTGGAAAATCTCTTACAAATGGAATGAATCCTTTATCCGGACTATGGGCAAGAGAAGAGCTTATTAATCCAAGTATATGGCCGCCGGGCTCTACACATTCTACTTTTTCTTCAAATCCAATAGGTATAAGAGCTGCCTTAGAAGTTATGAACATCATAGAAGAAAAAGATTACGAAAGCATAGTAACACAAAAAGGACAAAAGTTTTTAGAGGGATTGAAAGAATTAAAGAAAAAGTATAAAAACATTGGAGATGTTGACGGTATCGGACTGGCTCTTAGAATAGAAATATGTGAAGCTGACGGATTTACTCCA contains:
- a CDS encoding aminotransferase class III-fold pyridoxal phosphate-dependent enzyme — encoded protein: MKKEEILAIEQEVCSWGDTVHYLNPPKIFRACEGSYLYDEENKPYLDLQMWYSACNFGYKNERINNAIKDQMDRMGQLASQFLFEEKVILSKKLVDANQKRFGLKGRVHFNVGGSQAIEDSLKLVRNYKKKNLNFAFMGGYHGRTLGATAITSSYRYRERFGHFGDRALFIPFPYCFRCPYGKNLDSCDYYCVKEFEKLFESEYYSIYNPRTKDCEYAAFYIEPIQGTGGYVKAPPEYFKKLKKILDQANILLVDDEIQMGFYRTGKLWSIEHYGVKPDIIVFGKSLTNGMNPLSGLWAREELINPSIWPPGSTHSTFSSNPIGIRAALEVMNIIEEKDYESIVTQKGQKFLEGLKELKKKYKNIGDVDGIGLALRIEICEADGFTPSKVLTDKILEEGLKGDLEYKNKRYGLVLDVGGYYKNVFTLAPSLEITDEEIDMAISLLDQLFRRVF